The Bacteroidota bacterium region CGAGAATGCTATGATTAAAAGCAGTCCGACGAAAATTTGAGCGGCTATCGTTCCACGCATTATCAAATAAAGCCGGTAGAAGATGAAAGTTACCACTACAATATCGAGTATATCAACTAATGTAACTGTTAAAAACCCAATTTTAAAAAGTTCCAATTGATATCCTCATTTTAATGTATCAATTATTTTTGCAACGCGTTTCATTTCTTTAACATCGTGTACACGAATTATATTTGCACCGTTCATAATTGAGACTGCCACAGCCGCGGCGGTTCCTTCTAATCTTTCAGCAATAGGTAAATCGAGTATTGTTCCGATAAAAGATTTTCTTGATGGACCTACAAGAACCGGATAGCCGAGTTCCTGAAATTCTTTTAACCTTTTGAATATTTCTATGTTATGTTCAAGTTTCTTTCCAAAGCCGATACCGGGGTCTATAATAATTTGTTTGATGCCATTTTCGATAGATTTTTTAATCGCTTGGAATAAATAAGATTTTATTTCAGGAATAAGATCTTTGTA contains the following coding sequences:
- a CDS encoding TIGR00159 family protein; its protein translation is MELFKIGFLTVTLVDILDIVVVTFIFYRLYLIMRGTIAAQIFVGLLLIIAFS